A region of Micromonospora chokoriensis DNA encodes the following proteins:
- a CDS encoding Vgb family protein codes for MTISTIREIPLVEPGAGPYGITAGLDGALWLTLVHAGAIARLGVDGSVRTYPLEPAGGRPLIIAAGPDDALWFTRSGDDRIGRLSVDGEQRTITLPAGTGPGGIAAGADGALWYAGMTSDTIGRVHTDGTLTVFPLPVTGGFASMITAGADQALWFTLNQANAIGRIDLDGRTTLHPLPTANAGPVGITLGADGAVWFVEIAAGQLGRIAPDGEIVEFPLPDRAARPHAIVADPAGGAWFTEWGANRIGHLDGTGRIEGYDLLTPDAEPHGIARTADGVWAALETGAVAHLPCPAPPTPPR; via the coding sequence ATGACGATATCCACGATTCGGGAGATACCGCTCGTCGAGCCGGGCGCCGGCCCGTACGGCATCACGGCCGGCCTCGACGGCGCGCTGTGGCTGACGCTGGTCCACGCCGGCGCGATCGCCCGCCTCGGGGTGGACGGCTCGGTCCGTACCTATCCGCTGGAGCCGGCCGGCGGTCGTCCCTTGATCATCGCGGCCGGGCCGGACGACGCGCTCTGGTTCACCCGCTCCGGCGACGACCGGATCGGTCGCCTCAGCGTCGACGGTGAGCAGCGCACCATCACCCTGCCCGCCGGCACCGGGCCCGGTGGCATCGCCGCCGGAGCCGATGGCGCGCTCTGGTACGCCGGGATGACCTCCGACACGATCGGCCGGGTGCACACCGACGGCACCCTCACGGTGTTTCCCTTGCCGGTGACCGGCGGGTTCGCCTCGATGATCACCGCGGGCGCGGACCAGGCGCTCTGGTTCACCCTCAACCAGGCGAACGCGATCGGCCGCATCGACCTCGACGGTCGTACCACGCTGCACCCGCTGCCCACCGCGAACGCCGGCCCGGTCGGCATCACCCTCGGCGCCGACGGTGCCGTCTGGTTCGTGGAGATCGCCGCCGGTCAGCTCGGCCGGATCGCGCCGGACGGTGAGATCGTCGAGTTCCCGCTACCGGACCGTGCGGCCCGTCCGCACGCCATCGTGGCCGACCCGGCGGGCGGCGCGTGGTTCACGGAGTGGGGCGCCAACCGGATCGGTCACCTCGACGGCACCGGCCGGATCGAGGGCTACGACCTGCTGACCCCCGATGCCGAACCACACGGCATCGCCCGCACCGCCGACGGCGTCTGGGCCGCCCTGGAAACCGGCGCGGTAGCCCACCTGCCCTGCCCCGCCCCGCCCACCCCGCCTAGGTGA
- the glnA gene encoding type I glutamate--ammonia ligase gives MDRQQEFVLRTLEERDIRFVRLWFTDVLGTLKSVSVAPAELEAAFEEGIGFDGSAIEGFARVFESDMVAMPDPTTFQVFPFEGGVSGESARMFCDILLPDGGPSWADPRHVLRRALSKAAEKGFTFYTHPEIEFFLLENGPQDGSVPTPVDTGGYFEHTTHAVARDFRRQGVLALERIGISVEFSHHEVAPGQQEIDLRYADALTTADNIMTFRHVVKEVALSTGVQASFMPKPFTDQPGSGMHTHLSLFEGERNAFHDSGDPMKLSKVAKSFIAGLLVHAREYTAVTNQWVNSYKRLFPQHLPDRITESPAYVCWGHLNRSALVRVPAYGKPNSARVEVRSLDSATNPYLAFAVLLGAGLKGIEEGYELPPGAEDDVWSLTSAERRAMGYEALPENLAEAIDVMAESELVAEVLGEHVFDFFLRNKRAEWEQYRREVTPYERQRYLAL, from the coding sequence GTGGACCGTCAGCAGGAGTTCGTCCTCCGTACGCTGGAAGAGCGGGACATCCGGTTCGTCCGGCTGTGGTTCACCGACGTGCTGGGCACGCTGAAGAGCGTCTCGGTCGCGCCAGCGGAGTTGGAGGCGGCCTTCGAGGAGGGCATCGGCTTCGACGGTTCGGCGATCGAGGGCTTCGCCCGGGTCTTCGAATCGGACATGGTCGCCATGCCCGACCCGACCACCTTCCAGGTCTTCCCGTTCGAGGGCGGGGTCAGCGGCGAGAGCGCCCGGATGTTCTGCGACATCCTGCTCCCCGACGGTGGGCCGTCCTGGGCCGACCCCCGGCACGTGCTGCGCCGGGCGCTGTCCAAGGCCGCCGAGAAGGGCTTCACCTTCTACACCCACCCGGAGATCGAGTTCTTCCTGCTGGAGAACGGTCCGCAGGACGGCTCGGTGCCCACCCCCGTCGACACCGGCGGCTACTTCGAGCACACCACCCACGCCGTGGCCCGCGACTTCCGCCGCCAGGGCGTGCTGGCGTTGGAGCGCATCGGCATCTCGGTGGAGTTCAGCCACCACGAGGTCGCGCCCGGCCAGCAGGAGATCGACCTGCGCTACGCCGACGCGCTGACCACCGCCGACAACATCATGACCTTCCGGCACGTGGTGAAGGAGGTGGCACTCTCCACCGGAGTGCAGGCCAGCTTCATGCCGAAGCCCTTCACCGACCAGCCGGGCAGCGGGATGCACACCCACCTGTCGCTGTTCGAGGGGGAGCGCAACGCCTTCCACGACAGCGGCGACCCGATGAAGCTCTCCAAGGTGGCGAAGTCGTTCATCGCCGGCCTGCTGGTGCACGCCCGGGAGTACACGGCGGTCACCAACCAGTGGGTCAACTCGTACAAGCGGCTCTTCCCGCAGCACCTGCCGGACCGCATCACCGAGAGCCCGGCGTACGTCTGCTGGGGCCACCTGAACCGGTCCGCACTGGTCCGCGTGCCCGCGTACGGCAAGCCCAACTCGGCCCGGGTCGAGGTCCGCTCGCTGGACTCGGCGACCAACCCGTACCTCGCCTTCGCGGTGCTGCTCGGCGCCGGCCTGAAGGGCATCGAGGAGGGGTACGAGCTGCCGCCCGGTGCCGAGGACGACGTCTGGTCGCTGACCAGCGCGGAGCGGCGTGCGATGGGCTACGAGGCGTTGCCGGAGAACCTGGCCGAGGCGATCGACGTGATGGCCGAGTCCGAGCTGGTCGCCGAGGTGCTCGGCGAGCACGTCTTCGACTTCTTCCTGCGCAACAAGCGGGCCGAGTGGGAGCAGTACCGTCGCGAGGTCACCCCGTACGAGCGGCAGCGCTACCTGGCGCTGTAG
- a CDS encoding helix-turn-helix transcriptional regulator, with protein sequence MNRTDRLYALVEELRAVSPRPRSARWLAARFEVSSRTIERDIGALQEAGVPIWAEPGRTGGYVVDRARTLPPVNLTAAEAVAMAVALHRLAGTPFAGPGATALRKLVAVLPPADAVEAHRLAGRVHLVGDGPATPVPAVVADAVAARRVLRIRYADRDGTGSLRDVEPLGYLGNTRHWYLVAWCRLRDELRCFRTDRIRSVQALPDVVSREFRPDDLDIPRVRVRALSLV encoded by the coding sequence ATGAACCGCACGGACCGTCTCTACGCCCTGGTCGAGGAGCTGCGGGCGGTGTCACCGAGGCCGCGCAGCGCCCGCTGGTTGGCCGCGCGTTTCGAGGTGAGCAGCCGCACCATCGAACGGGACATCGGCGCTCTTCAGGAGGCCGGGGTGCCGATCTGGGCCGAGCCCGGGCGCACCGGCGGTTACGTGGTGGACCGCGCCCGTACCCTGCCGCCGGTCAACCTGACCGCCGCCGAGGCGGTCGCGATGGCCGTCGCGCTGCACCGGCTCGCCGGCACGCCGTTCGCCGGGCCGGGCGCCACCGCGCTGCGCAAACTGGTGGCGGTGTTGCCGCCGGCTGACGCCGTCGAGGCGCACCGTCTCGCCGGCCGCGTGCACCTGGTCGGCGACGGGCCGGCGACACCCGTCCCGGCCGTCGTCGCCGACGCGGTCGCCGCACGGCGGGTGCTCCGCATCAGGTACGCCGACCGCGACGGCACGGGCTCGCTGCGCGACGTCGAGCCGCTGGGCTACCTCGGCAACACCCGCCACTGGTATCTGGTGGCCTGGTGCCGGCTGCGCGACGAGCTGCGGTGCTTCCGTACCGACCGGATCCGCAGCGTCCAGGCGCTGCCCGACGTGGTGTCCCGCGAGTTCCGCCCGGACGATCTGGACATTCCCCGCGTACGGGTCCGCGCACTGAGCCTGGTCTGA
- a CDS encoding DUF350 domain-containing protein produces the protein MLEDLLSGAWQSVVFGIVGVGLMAAGFGLVDLLTPGRLRDLIWVDRNANAGLLLAANQLGIAGIVFTAILTSYSDFGKGLASTVVFGLVGLAIMALAFFVLDLLTPGKLGEVICSPEPHPAARVSAATHFGAALIVCACIA, from the coding sequence GTGCTGGAGGATCTGCTCAGCGGTGCCTGGCAGAGCGTCGTGTTCGGGATCGTAGGCGTCGGGCTGATGGCGGCCGGGTTCGGGCTGGTCGACCTGCTGACCCCGGGCCGGCTGCGGGACCTGATCTGGGTCGACCGCAACGCCAACGCCGGGCTGTTGCTCGCCGCGAACCAGCTCGGCATCGCCGGGATCGTGTTCACCGCGATCCTGACCAGCTACAGCGACTTCGGCAAGGGGCTCGCCTCCACCGTGGTGTTCGGGCTGGTCGGGCTGGCCATCATGGCGCTGGCCTTCTTCGTGCTGGACCTGCTCACCCCGGGCAAGCTCGGCGAGGTCATCTGCTCGCCCGAGCCGCACCCGGCGGCCCGGGTCAGCGCCGCCACCCACTTCGGGGCCGCGCTGATCGTCTGCGCCTGCATCGCCTGA
- a CDS encoding type 1 glutamine amidotransferase — MATALVIENDPTDDARLLGEWLTEAGLELWVVRPHAGDELPADLEGYAALVVLGGEQQAYPLPDGSPGAPWFPAVEGLLRKAVRHRVPTLAVCLGAQLLATAHAGLVERSPSGPEIGPGVVGRRDAAEGDPLFRYVPLIPDVLQWHVDEITELPRGATLLAASTRYPNQAFRLGDRAWGLQFHIECDTAMIADWSTDSALLAELGYDPELVVAACASVLPDVEEVWQPFAARFAALALGELDDSVTRRGLPLLGH, encoded by the coding sequence GTGGCAACCGCGCTGGTGATCGAGAACGACCCGACGGACGACGCCCGCCTGCTGGGCGAGTGGCTGACCGAGGCTGGGCTGGAGCTGTGGGTGGTCCGCCCGCACGCCGGCGACGAGCTCCCCGCCGACCTGGAGGGGTACGCGGCGCTGGTGGTGCTCGGCGGTGAACAACAGGCGTACCCGCTGCCCGACGGCTCGCCCGGCGCGCCCTGGTTCCCCGCGGTGGAGGGCCTGCTGCGCAAGGCGGTCCGGCACCGGGTGCCGACCCTGGCCGTCTGCCTGGGCGCGCAACTGCTCGCCACCGCGCACGCCGGGCTGGTCGAACGCAGCCCCTCCGGGCCCGAGATCGGCCCCGGCGTGGTCGGCCGGCGCGACGCCGCCGAGGGCGACCCGCTGTTCCGGTACGTGCCGCTGATCCCGGACGTGCTCCAGTGGCACGTCGACGAGATCACCGAGCTGCCCCGGGGCGCGACCCTGCTGGCCGCGTCGACCCGCTACCCGAACCAGGCGTTCCGGCTCGGTGACCGGGCCTGGGGTCTGCAGTTCCACATCGAGTGCGACACCGCGATGATCGCCGACTGGTCGACCGACTCGGCCCTCCTCGCCGAGCTGGGTTACGACCCGGAGCTGGTGGTGGCGGCCTGCGCCTCGGTGCTGCCCGACGTCGAGGAGGTCTGGCAGCCGTTCGCCGCCCGGTTCGCCGCGCTGGCCCTCGGCGAGCTGGACGACAGCGTGACGCGGCGCGGCCTGCCGCTGCTCGGGCACTGA
- a CDS encoding VOC family protein, with the protein MSTTTPITWFEIGTDRPEEAERFYGELFGWTFEEQGTADGGSYRVTGAGGGTGIGGAIRATDGTSPNYAVFYAEVTDVAETCRQAEAAGGKVLVAPRTTPAGLTLAHLLDPAGNHLGVFAPPPGRN; encoded by the coding sequence ATGTCCACGACCACGCCCATCACCTGGTTCGAGATCGGCACGGACCGACCGGAGGAGGCGGAGCGCTTCTACGGGGAGCTGTTCGGTTGGACCTTCGAGGAACAGGGAACGGCCGACGGCGGCTCCTACCGGGTGACCGGTGCCGGTGGCGGCACCGGAATCGGCGGAGCGATCCGGGCGACCGACGGGACGTCACCGAACTACGCGGTGTTCTACGCCGAGGTCACCGACGTGGCGGAGACCTGCCGGCAGGCCGAGGCGGCCGGCGGCAAGGTGCTGGTCGCCCCGCGTACGACGCCGGCCGGTCTCACCCTCGCCCACCTGCTCGATCCCGCCGGCAACCACCTCGGCGTGTTCGCGCCGCCGCCCGGCCGGAACTGA
- the npdG gene encoding NADPH-dependent F420 reductase, with protein sequence MAYDASTLPDVSGLTVGIIGGTGDQGRGLAYRFARAGQTVLIGSRNAERAAESAAEIAALPGVPADGSVTGAANDEVARRSDVVIIAVPWDGHAATVAALAEPLAGKIVVDCVNPLGFDKQGPYALTVAEGSAVQQAAALLPDSRVCAAFNHVSAPLLADPEVDRIDLDVLICTEDRELVGIVGALAARIPGMRGIYAGRLRNAHQVEAFTANLIAINKRYKAHAGIRVTDV encoded by the coding sequence ATGGCATACGACGCGAGCACGCTCCCCGACGTGTCCGGGCTGACAGTCGGCATCATCGGTGGCACCGGTGACCAGGGGCGGGGCCTCGCCTACCGGTTCGCACGGGCCGGGCAGACGGTGCTGATCGGTTCCCGCAACGCCGAGCGGGCCGCCGAGTCCGCCGCCGAGATCGCCGCGCTGCCCGGCGTACCGGCCGACGGCAGTGTCACCGGCGCGGCCAACGACGAGGTGGCCCGACGCAGCGACGTGGTGATCATCGCGGTGCCGTGGGACGGGCACGCCGCCACCGTCGCCGCCCTCGCCGAGCCGCTCGCGGGCAAGATCGTCGTCGACTGCGTGAACCCGCTGGGCTTCGACAAGCAGGGCCCGTACGCGCTGACCGTCGCCGAGGGCAGCGCCGTGCAGCAGGCCGCCGCGCTCCTGCCCGACTCCCGCGTCTGCGCGGCGTTCAACCACGTCAGCGCCCCGCTGCTGGCCGACCCCGAGGTCGACCGGATCGACCTGGACGTGCTGATCTGCACCGAGGACCGCGAACTGGTCGGCATCGTCGGTGCACTCGCGGCGCGGATTCCGGGGATGCGCGGCATCTACGCCGGCCGGCTGCGCAACGCCCATCAGGTCGAGGCGTTCACCGCCAACCTGATCGCCATCAACAAGCGCTACAAGGCGCACGCCGGCATCCGCGTCACCGACGTCTGA
- a CDS encoding NAD+ synthase: MPTLRLALSQVNPSVGDLAGNADLVRSWTRQAADAGAQLVLFPEMMLTGYPVEDLVFRRSFVAASRAAVERLAADLAADGLGEVPVVVGYLDADGPPQVSGDAEPGRGARNAAALLHRGTVAARYFKHHLPNYGVFDEDRYFVSGDALTVVRIGGVDVALTICEDLWQAGGPFAAARRAGVGLVVNINGSPYELNKDDVRLPLVRRRAAEAGAAIAYVNMVGGQDELVFEGDSMIVTADGDLLTRAPQFVEHLLLHDVELPTATDLPTGESVADGMRIVRSAIDGIPAAPTGPAATGGLIEPVADEAEVWQALVLGLRDYVNKNRFPSVVLGLSGGIDSAVVAALAVDALGPDRVVGVSLPSQHSSEHSREDAADLAKRTGLDYRIEPIQPMVDGFLANLSLAGVAVENLQARVRGVILMALSNQEGHLVLTTGNKSELAVGYSTLYGDSVGGFNPVKDVWKTLIWRLAKWRNTDAARRGETPPIPENSIGKPPSAELSPGQLDSDSLPEYDVLDPILIGYVDGDLGRDGLVESGHDPAVVDKVLRLVDTAEYKRRQSAPGTKISMKAFGRDRRLPITNRWREHG, from the coding sequence ATGCCCACCCTGCGTCTCGCCCTGTCCCAGGTCAATCCGAGCGTCGGCGACCTCGCCGGAAACGCCGACCTGGTCCGCAGCTGGACTCGCCAGGCCGCCGATGCCGGTGCCCAGTTGGTGCTCTTCCCGGAGATGATGCTCACCGGCTACCCGGTCGAGGACCTGGTCTTCCGGCGTTCCTTCGTGGCCGCTTCCCGGGCCGCCGTGGAGCGGCTCGCGGCCGACCTCGCCGCGGACGGCCTCGGTGAGGTGCCGGTCGTGGTCGGCTACCTGGACGCCGACGGGCCACCGCAGGTCAGCGGCGACGCCGAGCCGGGCCGGGGCGCCCGAAACGCCGCCGCGCTGCTGCACCGGGGCACCGTCGCCGCCCGCTACTTCAAGCACCACCTGCCCAACTACGGCGTCTTCGACGAGGACCGCTACTTCGTCTCCGGCGACGCGCTGACCGTGGTGCGGATCGGCGGCGTGGACGTCGCGCTGACCATCTGCGAGGACCTGTGGCAGGCCGGGGGTCCGTTCGCCGCCGCCCGGCGCGCGGGCGTCGGCCTGGTGGTCAACATCAACGGTTCGCCGTACGAGCTGAACAAGGACGACGTCCGGTTGCCGCTGGTGCGCCGCCGGGCCGCCGAGGCGGGCGCCGCCATCGCGTACGTGAACATGGTCGGCGGCCAGGACGAGCTGGTGTTCGAGGGCGACTCGATGATCGTCACCGCGGACGGTGACCTGCTCACCCGGGCCCCCCAGTTCGTCGAGCACCTGCTCCTGCACGACGTCGAACTGCCGACCGCCACCGACCTGCCGACCGGGGAGTCCGTCGCGGACGGCATGCGCATCGTGCGCAGCGCGATCGACGGCATCCCGGCCGCACCGACCGGCCCGGCCGCCACCGGAGGTCTGATCGAGCCGGTGGCCGACGAGGCTGAGGTGTGGCAGGCGCTGGTCCTCGGTCTGCGCGACTACGTCAACAAGAACCGGTTCCCGTCGGTGGTGCTCGGCCTCTCCGGCGGCATCGACTCGGCGGTGGTGGCCGCGTTGGCCGTCGACGCCCTCGGACCGGACCGGGTGGTCGGGGTGTCGCTGCCCAGCCAGCACTCCTCCGAACACTCCCGGGAGGACGCCGCGGACCTGGCCAAGCGCACCGGCCTGGACTACCGCATCGAGCCGATCCAGCCGATGGTGGACGGCTTCCTGGCCAACCTGTCGCTGGCCGGTGTGGCGGTGGAGAACCTGCAGGCCCGCGTCCGTGGCGTGATCCTGATGGCGCTGTCGAACCAGGAGGGCCACCTGGTGCTGACCACCGGCAACAAGAGTGAGCTGGCGGTCGGCTACTCCACCCTGTACGGCGACTCGGTGGGCGGTTTCAACCCGGTGAAGGACGTCTGGAAGACGCTCATCTGGCGACTCGCGAAGTGGCGCAACACGGACGCGGCGCGGCGCGGCGAGACCCCTCCGATCCCGGAGAACTCGATCGGCAAGCCGCCGAGCGCCGAGCTGAGCCCGGGGCAGCTCGACAGCGACAGCCTGCCCGAGTACGACGTGCTGGACCCGATCCTGATCGGCTACGTCGACGGCGACCTCGGCCGTGACGGGCTGGTCGAGTCGGGTCACGACCCGGCGGTGGTGGACAAGGTGCTGCGGCTGGTGGATACCGCCGAGTACAAGCGACGGCAGTCCGCGCCGGGCACGAAGATCTCGATGAAGGCGTTCGGTCGGGACCGCCGCCTGCCGATCACCAACCGGTGGCGCGAGCACGGCTGA
- the panB gene encoding 3-methyl-2-oxobutanoate hydroxymethyltransferase produces MVESTPNEVTALYGGPATRRVRTRDLIAAKERGERWPMLTSYDQYTASIFDQAGVPVLLVGDSAANNVFGYETTLPITADELLPLVRAVVRATRQSLIVGDLPFGSYEEGPAQALRTAVRFMKEGGCHAVKLEGGRRCAAQIAAIVGAGIPVMAHIGFTPQSEHTLGGYRVQGRGDAADEVLADARAVAEAGAFAVVLEMVPGEVAKRITTELPIPTVGIGAGPDTDGQVLVWQDMAGLRTGKTPRFVKRYADLAGALTDATRRFADEVRGGEFPAAEHTF; encoded by the coding sequence ATGGTGGAGTCCACTCCGAACGAGGTGACCGCGCTGTACGGCGGCCCGGCCACCCGGCGGGTCCGCACCCGGGACCTGATCGCCGCGAAGGAACGCGGTGAGCGGTGGCCGATGCTCACCTCCTACGACCAGTACACGGCGTCGATCTTCGACCAGGCCGGTGTGCCGGTGCTGCTGGTCGGCGACTCGGCCGCGAACAACGTGTTCGGCTACGAGACGACCCTGCCGATCACCGCCGACGAGCTGCTTCCGCTGGTACGGGCCGTGGTGCGGGCGACCCGGCAGTCACTGATCGTGGGTGACCTGCCGTTCGGCTCGTACGAGGAGGGGCCGGCCCAGGCGCTACGCACCGCCGTGCGGTTCATGAAGGAGGGCGGCTGCCACGCGGTGAAGCTGGAGGGTGGCCGTCGCTGCGCCGCGCAGATCGCCGCGATCGTCGGCGCGGGCATCCCGGTGATGGCGCACATCGGTTTCACCCCGCAGAGCGAACACACCCTGGGTGGCTACCGCGTGCAGGGCCGGGGCGACGCCGCCGACGAGGTGCTGGCCGACGCCCGGGCGGTGGCCGAGGCGGGCGCGTTCGCCGTGGTGCTGGAGATGGTGCCCGGCGAGGTGGCCAAGCGGATCACCACCGAGCTGCCGATCCCGACCGTGGGCATCGGCGCGGGCCCGGACACCGACGGGCAGGTGCTGGTATGGCAGGACATGGCGGGCCTGCGCACCGGGAAGACGCCACGCTTCGTCAAGCGGTACGCGGACCTGGCCGGCGCCCTCACCGACGCCACCCGCCGGTTCGCCGACGAGGTCCGGGGTGGGGAGTTCCCCGCCGCCGAGCACACCTTCTAG